Within the Periophthalmus magnuspinnatus isolate fPerMag1 chromosome 7, fPerMag1.2.pri, whole genome shotgun sequence genome, the region GAACGGATCATGTTCACATACACTCCCTTCTCTAGAAGTCCATCGGAAACACTGAAACCAAAGTCATGGCTCTCTGCATCTTTCCTGATTGTTACCTTAAGATGGAAGATAAAAGAATATAGCAAAAATGCACTTAATTTATTCTTTGGAAAATTTTATACACCGTTTTTAACAGCTGTCTACAATAGCTGTAAATGTCATAGCCAGATGACCTTCTGAGATAGAAACACAATGTGTAAAGTCAAAACAGCATATTTTCCACTGTTAAGCATCTTGATAGCCTTCATTGCACTCAGTACAACAAAAAGCAACAGGGTTTTAAGTTTCATATGAGGTCATGTGCTATGGCACACGTACAGGACAATATATTAGGTGTACAAATGCAGTTAAATCTGACAGaaattgtatatttgtttacatttagacaCAGCAGTTATAGATAATACTATGGCCATTGTGTATATTTTCAACTGTTCTGAACACAAATCCCTGTGGATACGATTGTTTATTTCTGGTGCAAGACCATCTCAACAAATTAAATTTTGTGTATGGAAAATTTTGTGTAACAATTCATGGTGCCAAGGTttatcagtgtttttaaatgcagtttTAGAAGACTATGTTTATCATGACGACATATGAATGTGTGTCAAGAATTAACTGCCCCTCCCCCCctgaaaaaatgcatatttcaaattgatacatttttgtttgcttaaaaaaaCCTACAATTTTAACATGACTACCTTGAGTAGTTCAAGGGCTGCAGAAACCAGACCATCAGATTTGTCCTCCTTATTGTCCTCCATCTTGGAGATTTTGCTGGGTCCGTTGGACATGTTAAATTTGTTGAGTTTGTTGTTCTTTGACTCCAGGTCTTCCAGTTTTTTATAAGGAGACTTTTCAGACTGAAACATTGAGTCATCAAGAGTTTTACTCTCTTCCAGATACAGGCTGAAAGCACTACCCGTCATTGAGGCCTACAGGAGAACAGAAAGAAGTCAATGAAGCATTTGCATTGTGCAAAATGCAGTGTGTATCAGTACAGCAGATGCCTGTGGTGGATTTAACGTCAGATTATATGATTGAGATAATCATAATGCTTTATCTGGTGTGACGTATAAATACAGTGCAGCGCAGATTGTGTATGGCAGAGAGAAGATAAGACTCACCTCCAGATCCCGGAGGATCTCGGACTGGCCACAGGTCTCCAGGTCCTGCAAGGCCTGGGACCAAAAACTTGAGTCCTCAGAGTGGTTCAGTTTCCCTTGGCAACGGGGAGGGCTGATAAATCTATGACAACGACGGAACCAAGATTATGAGACTGGCCATGTTGTCTTCATGTGGACCTCCGAGCACATAGCATGGGAGATGTAGTTTGGGGGAGGGGGGGCTGGGAGTTTAAAGCTTAGTTTCTTTTACGCTAAAATGTCTTCTATAGATTAGTACGGTAAATAGTTAAACATGTCACctcaataataaaattaaataaaaatctagaTAATGGTTTAATATCCATAAATGCTTTTATCAATGTTTTAGTTAATTTACTTAAAAAGGtgacaaaatagcaaaagaaTATTGAAGATGGTTAGTAAAGCAGATGAGAAAGTGAATAcctgagaaagaaagaaaaaaggacaGTTGGAAACGCACAGACACAAAGGCATGtgacacaaaatgaaaaaaattcagATTGTGCTTAGACTTTGAACAAGGATAGACTAACAACAAGAAATGAATAGCTATGAAAGGTGAATCTCAAAGTTAGACCATGGAATCAGTTCAGTACACAAAAATTAGCAGTTTTAATTAAACAGATATGTAGACATAAAATTGCCTCATTAGCTGCAGTTCTCAGCTAGCATACACTACTAAATTTTAGACCTGTATTTCAGTCtgtatttcagtcattttttacatattatttgaaataataaaaacgaCGTTTGAGATGCACCTTTATTTACAAAGACAACACTAAAAAAATAAGCTGGAGGATCAGTACAGAACTCTTACCCTGGTACTTTGTCCCACTCATCTTCAGTAAACCTTGTGTCAAATAACATGGTGTGATGGGACATGCCTACAGAGTTGGAGCTTGATTGACTCCTGTGCTTTGATTGTTGCCAGTCACTGGCATTTAGCAAGAAGTCAGAGGGTTTGTGAAGATATGTACCTAGCAAAGGAggttaaaagttactcaaacagcAAGCATGATTGAACACATTAGTACAATTCAGCATATACAGATTTCAGAAAATGTCCTGcataatattatttatattagcTGATGCGTAGTATAAGAATTTTACCTCCTGTATTGTTAATCTACTTATACAGCTTTAACATGGATGACAGTGATTTCTAGAATAGTCTTTTGGTGGTGCATAGCCTGTACCTTGATTGCTGTAGCCTGTGTCAAAGCCTGACCCATCCCAGGAGCTCATGGCAGAGTCCACACTGGGCACTGTAGCAGAGTAGGCCTCAGACAGTTTACTGGTTTTGTGGGACTCTGTCAACTCATCATCCAGGTCACAGAGATATCCACCTTCCCTGTACAGCAACCGCCTAGTATCAGAAtctgaacataaaaaaacaggGATCTTAAACAATTTATGACAATGTTAGTGGTTGAATAAATGTAacacatgttttaaatgctATTTGACAGGATAATTCGAGAAAAGATTATGGACATACTAAATGGATCTGAGACTGGCTTACCGTCATTGTCAGGCAAGACTGCATTTACTGCCATAATAAAGCACAAAGAAAGAAACTTaattcaaaatgtacaaatgtatcATCAGGTAAGATTCAGGCTTAGCatctacttaattaaggggCTAAGGTTTGGAAATACAGTTAGAGTACCAATTAAGACTGGATCATTCTTCATCAACTATATGCTCATTTTGAATCAAGActtttcatgctttattaaggcaaatacataatatataataaatataagcATTACCAAATGTATGTGCTAATTATGACATACATTACTTTGTAGGATTAGTTTTTGTAGACTTCTACAATTTCAGCAACAACAGGTGGTCCACGGGATCTATGTACAGTTTTCCCCGCCTTTAGATCTTAAATAACTCACGGTCTGTTTGCTTCTTGATCTTGAGTGTGACCGACTCTCCCGCCATCTGAAGAAGGTGGATGGCTTCACTCAGAGGTTTCCCTTTGAGACTGACTCCATTGATGGCCAGGACCCTGTCACCTATATGGATGGCCCCTGTTCTGAAAGGATAAAAAGAAAAGGCAGCAAAATGTAGGTTACATAAGAAAGACAGGGGCTCTTTGGTGCCTCAGTTATTGCTCAAGATGCCAATACACTGCAAGAGCAATAAAGCTGTGAAAATGAGTCACCCAAAAAAGATCCACATAAAAGTCGTGCCTGACATGTTGACTTTTTAACCTCTCCCACAGCCCCTGCTCACCTCTCTGCCAGCCCCTTCTTGGTCAGGCCAGAAATTACGATGGGGTCAAAAGGCTCCTCTGTGCCAGAAATAGTGATGCCCAGTGGCCCATTGTACCTCTTCAATTCAACAGTGTAGATTATAGAACCAGACATTTCCAACTCATCTAGAAAACCGAAATAGAATaaattttcaaaaaataaaacaaaaaagtttaaaaataaaagtaataaataatgcaaatgGAAATTAGCTTCCTAAGCTAAAATCGGGTACTAGCATCTCTGCCCTCTGGTGTTATGTGACTGTACATTGTcctgttaaataaatgaaacaaaagcgGTCATCGCCCATGTCCCATAGCTACAGTGATCAGTTCACACAATCACAAATGAGATTAGGAAAAAAGCTGAATATGTACCAATATTGTCCTCATCCTTCTGTATCCGTAGTTTGACCATGTCTTCAGCCTGATTTAGGACATGCATGGCGTCCTCCATTGTGCAGTGCTCCAGACGAACACTGTCTATGGCCAGCAATCTGTCTCCCGGCTCCAGAGTGCCTGTTCTAGACACAAGAGGAATTGGATCAGAACCAGGGTGTTAAATGGGTTGATTAGAGATGGGGGTTCTCCTTGATAAGGTTTATTATCCATAGAAATTGTAAATGGCAACTTCAGACATGAGATCTAAGTGCAAGCTGGGGTAATTTAAGATAAACTTTAATCACCAAGTCTGaataataattaacaaaaatacaaacgcCAATACTACAATCTATATTCTTGTGAGCAGAACATTAATCTAGCCAGTCAGTACCTGAATCCCTTTAGCTCCTGTAAATCTCTTTTAGAACTTTAGAGGTGACCATCACCTCAGCCTTGAGCCTTTGGTGAAATGTGGCTGCTCCACTGCTCTAGTTTTCATAATGTAATCCAATTAAACTTGTCTTACAGTGTGGTTCACTTATTTGGCATATGATACAATTCAGTGTTGAGGCATAACACTTACATCCTTGTTGGTAACACCAAACACTTAGTAAATATGATTATCTTAACGTTTGTTCATTTGTTGACTAACAATTATTAACACGCTACAAAGAGGTGCTGAGAAAGTACTACCTCTAATGTCCAgtagacaaaaaaaattatgtttaatttttttttttttttttttttttacttacctGTGTGCTATACTTCCTTTCTTTATTTCAGAGATGACAAGcggttttccattttttttactGGCTGAAAAGGAAGGGAAGTGATCAGAATGTGATCTAGAATATTAGATTTTCTTCAGACATAAAGATTAATAGTCTGCATTATTCTGAGTTAATGAGCCCTGGTGGTTTGAGGCTTGAGTTTATGGATCACAGAACATTGatttaaactgcatttgtgCAGCTCAGATTTGCGTTGAACAttatcgccctctgctggataCTACTAATGCCACTTACCACTGATGGTAATGCCTAGCTCGACCCCTCTTCTCTTGGGAAGTTTCACATGAAAAGTGCCACTGCTGGGGACCACAGATTCTAGTgccaaagtaaaacaaataaacagtgaAAAATGTCCTATagtatacaacaaaaaataaaatgcaacacCTGCAATGTCAAACTCGACCTCCAATGTGACTTTGTTGGCCAAAGCAGAGTCTCTGAGGAGCTGGTGAGCCTCCTCCAAAGTGCCGTCTTCAGTGGGAATCCCATTTATAGATAAAAGTCTGTCTCCGACCTGCAGCAGCCCACACCTATAATATATATAGaaattgatatatatatatatatatatataaatgtactgtATTTGCAACAGTCAATGTAACCTATAAATATCTGAGAACCACTCTGCTATATTACGCATATGACTCATCTTTTTTCATTCTCACCATGCCCTGACAAGGTGTTAAGGTTGCTAACATTTCATGAATTTTTTACAGACATTGTGTCAAATGCTTCATCTCTGTGTAGGAAGAGTAATTTGACCTCAGGGTGAaccaccaacacacaaaaataacacacagaAAACTGAGTTCAGACTGACAGGATTAACCCTcatgtaacacatttattaatGTGTCCAATTATGAACGACCAGCTACAAAAACAGTGTCAGCTAATGTTAATTCACTTCCTGCTCCTCTAATTACCCTTGAGTATAGGCCAAGATGCCACTATCACAGTATTGCATGAAAGTCACTGCTGCCACCTACAGCTCCACTTTTGCAGGTCCCCTGAACAATAATCCACCTGGCCTGTAATCTTACAGGACCATGACAGACTTCAAGTTCATAAAAAGATGTTAATTAGACTGAATGTTGGATCAACTTGTATCAACCCACTATGTGCGCTCCACGGCACATTATTAATCATATTATAACTCCATAATCATCTAAAGTAGTGCATTTATAAAGCATTAAAGTGCATCTCCAATGCCCACtaaaataaaggttttgttCAGATAATCTTTGTAATAAACAGCAAATCTCGAATGTTGCATCTGACTGGATGCAGAGTGAGGCACTAGGCTAAATTTAGACTAATTTTGCATATGTCAGTTGTTCATTGCCAAGTCCAATGATTAGCACAAACTCCCAGTTGAAGGTGACCCTctatgatttcatttttttgtgtgtgtctgactATGTTACCTTTCGGCCGGGCTGTCGGGCTCAATAAAGCGAATGACTGGGGGAGTGGATAGAGTCTCTGTGGCAAAGACACCTCCCTGAAGCTGGATCCCAAAACCTGTGAGTGGATCTCCCCTCAGGACCACCTCActtgtttccacatgaaagaCCTGACCTCCAGGCCCCACAGAGCTAGAGGCCAGAGACACTgtaagaggcagagagaaagtcAGATAGTGGCAGATAATGTACGCAGAGGGGATCACAGGAGATAGTGATGAGTAAGGAGAGCTGACTTGCACCCATATAAACAGAAAGGAAAAGTGATGACCTGGGTCTGTCAAACAAGTTCAAGTCAGAACAAAAAGATATAGCTCAAGAGAAGAGATGTGCACAGATGGAAAGGTGTGGTTACATGTGTCTTGCAGAAACAAAAGTACATGCAAGATAAGGAGcaggtaaataaaaaaatcaacatatATGATCCATACACCACTAGAAATATTACGTTATACTCCTGTTTGGAAGTAGCACTGCAAGTCTTTTCAATAATATAGTATTATTTGATAttgtaattttgcataatttagtAATTTAATGTAACATAAAGCAAAAAGCTACTATCCCATTTTCTCTACCAGCAACTTTAGTTAAACTGAGGGCAGACACAAAGAAGCTAATGCAAATATTCACACCCAAACTCATTTACACAATTTATGGCAATGGGGAGAAAGTAGAGCACATGgtaaaaatatataagaaaaaagaaagacgtGCTTCAGTTGCTCTTGTCACTTTACTTTTCTCAGGTaacaagagcattttgagttttctgttttaatacaAATGAAACTCACATGAGCTCTTGTGATCCTTCTTCCTGGCCCTCCTGCGGCCCGTAGAGCTGCGGGGGCTGGTGGGGGCAACAGGAGCGCTGGGACAGGGCAGAGTGTTGCTCCCCTGGCTGCTGAAGCCTGAAGTGACTGTGGAGGAAGGGGAGAAGCCACCACTCACGAGGGCTGGAAGCAGACACACACCTTCTTATAGTATCTACTCAGAGCGGACTGCATGCAACAGCATAGGGATTTTTTAATGATAAATGGCATGTACGTAAAAAGTGTAAGATCAGTTACAGGGGTGTTCATACAAGTATTCCCAATGATCATTTGGGTTAATTCAGCAAGAAGTGAGAGGTGACACTATACTGAGAAATAGTAATAAATGACAACATCAAATTATTACTGAAAAAGCCATGTttgtattaaaagaaaaataacctCAAGTAGGTCAATTGATAACTTTTGATAAAGACTAATTAactgaatgaaagaaagaatatGGGTCTCTTGTAATGCTAAAGTATGTAATTTATCAGTTCAACTGTGACACTGATTTTATTTGTAGTGTGCCATAGGTGGAAAATT harbors:
- the LOC117373505 gene encoding glutamate receptor-interacting protein 2-like isoform X2; amino-acid sequence: MLCGLRRDTKSSIDEGPYSKGNKDLGPCDQSHSTQRHSLSEEYRGVTTVELMKREGSSLGLTISGGSDKDGKPRVSNLRPGGLAARSDQLNVGDYIKSVNGINLSKLRHDEIISLLKNIGERVVLEVEYELPPFVQNPSGVITKTIDVCLHKEGNSFGFVMRGGFHEDWRRSRPLVVTYVRPGGPADREGTLKAGDRLLSIDGMPLNREKHADALTVLMQSAQEALFLIEYDVSVMEAVQQASGPLLVEIVRGLSSSLGISLTTAIYRNKQVIIIDKIKPASVVERCGALHVGDIILAIDGTSTEHCSLMETTQLLASSGDVIKLEILPVNQSRLPLRPQDAVKVQKSNHHHHWDQSFCHPPHVSHSKTWSSPSHPHNHQDHCKSLVSGGFSPSSTVTSGFSSQGSNTLPCPSAPVAPTSPRSSTGRRRARKKDHKSSLSLASSSVGPGGQVFHVETSEVVLRGDPLTGFGIQLQGGVFATETLSTPPVIRFIEPDSPAERCGLLQVGDRLLSINGIPTEDGTLEEAHQLLRDSALANKVTLEVEFDIAESVVPSSGTFHVKLPKRRGVELGITISASKKNGKPLVISEIKKGSIAHRTGTLEPGDRLLAIDSVRLEHCTMEDAMHVLNQAEDMVKLRIQKDEDNIDELEMSGSIIYTVELKRYNGPLGITISGTEEPFDPIVISGLTKKGLAERTGAIHIGDRVLAINGVSLKGKPLSEAIHLLQMAGESVTLKIKKQTDHSDTRRLLYREVPSVDSAMSSWDGSGFDTGYSNQGTYLHKPSDFLLNASDWQQSKHRSQSSSNSVGMSHHTMLFDTRFTEDEWDKVPGFISPPRCQGKLNHSEDSSFWSQALQDLETCGQSEILRDLEASMTGSAFSLYLEESKTLDDSMFQSEKSPYKKLEDLESKNNKLNKFNMSNGPSKISKMEDNKEDKSDGLVSAALELLKVTIRKDAESHDFGFSVSDGLLEKGVYVNMIRSEGPAAQGGLKPYDRILQVNRVRTRDLDCCLTVPLIMEAGESLDLVISRNPLAAGNTGLLDKYGDSTNSLFNFSEPRTNSIAL
- the LOC117373505 gene encoding glutamate receptor-interacting protein 2-like isoform X1, giving the protein MLCGLRRDTKSSIDEGPYSKGNKDLGPCDQSHSTQRHSLSEEYRGVTTVELMKREGSSLGLTISGGSDKDGKPRVSNLRPGGLAARSDQLNVGDYIKSVNGINLSKLRHDEIISLLKNIGERVVLEVEYELPPFVQNPSGVITKTIDVCLHKEGNSFGFVMRGGFHEDWRRSRPLVVTYVRPGGPADREGTLKAGDRLLSIDGMPLNREKHADALTVLMQSAQEALFLIEYDVSVMEAVQQASGPLLVEIVRGLSSSLGISLTTAIYRNKQVIIIDKIKPASVVERCGALHVGDIILAIDGTSTEHCSLMETTQLLASSGDVIKLEILPVNQSRLPLRPQDAVKVQKSNHHHHWDQSFCHPPHVSHSKTWSSPSHPHNHQDHCKSLVSGGFSPSSTVTSGFSSQGSNTLPCPSAPVAPTSPRSSTGRRRARKKDHKSSLSLASSSVGPGGQVFHVETSEVVLRGDPLTGFGIQLQGGVFATETLSTPPVIRFIEPDSPAERCGLLQVGDRLLSINGIPTEDGTLEEAHQLLRDSALANKVTLEVEFDIAESVVPSSGTFHVKLPKRRGVELGITISASKKNGKPLVISEIKKGSIAHRTGTLEPGDRLLAIDSVRLEHCTMEDAMHVLNQAEDMVKLRIQKDEDNIDELEMSGSIIYTVELKRYNGPLGITISGTEEPFDPIVISGLTKKGLAERTGAIHIGDRVLAINGVSLKGKPLSEAIHLLQMAGESVTLKIKKQTDHSDTRRLLYREGGYLCDLDDELTESHKTSKLSEAYSATVPSVDSAMSSWDGSGFDTGYSNQGTYLHKPSDFLLNASDWQQSKHRSQSSSNSVGMSHHTMLFDTRFTEDEWDKVPGFISPPRCQGKLNHSEDSSFWSQALQDLETCGQSEILRDLEASMTGSAFSLYLEESKTLDDSMFQSEKSPYKKLEDLESKNNKLNKFNMSNGPSKISKMEDNKEDKSDGLVSAALELLKVTIRKDAESHDFGFSVSDGLLEKGVYVNMIRSEGPAAQGGLKPYDRILQVNRVRTRDLDCCLTVPLIMEAGESLDLVISRNPLAAGNTGLLDKYGDSTNSLFNFSEPRTNSIAL